TGAGTTTTTAGACGGGCTGCAAACAAAGGGTGTCGGGCTGCCGACAGAATTTTATCAACGTGCAGAGGGAGAGGTTTTGTTTTTTAGAGCTTACGTGTATTTTGAATTGGCAAAGCGATATGGGGCTAGCGTAATTTTGTATGATGGCCTGAGTGATGGAATGGGACGCTCGCTTAGCAAGCCAGATGAGGTGTGGAATTTTATTGCTGCGGATCTGGATAAAGCGGCTGCGCAGCTGCCCGCGACTGTTCCAGCTGCAAAAAGGGGAAAGATAACCAAGGGGGCAGCATTAGGTCTTAAGGCACGTGCCATGCTCTATGCAAAACGATGGAAGGCCAGTTCTGATGCGGTAGCGTCCTTGCAGGCACTTAACCTGTATGATCTTTATCCTGATTACAGAGCTTTATTTAACCAACGCCGGAGCGAGGGCGCTGAAAATAAAGAGAGCATTTTGGAGTTCGGTTTCTTGGCACCTAACTTTACTTATTCTTTTGACTATTTCTTTGGTCCACCATTGGATGGTGGATATGCCCAGATTAGCCCCACAGAAAATTTGGTAAAGGAATACCAGATGGCAGACGGGACAGATTTTAGTTGGAACAACCCTGTACATGCAGCTAATCCGTACCAAGGGAGAGAACCTCGTTTTTATGCGTCAATACTCTACAATGGAGCTACTTGGAAAGGGCGTACTTTGGAAACTGTAGTGGGATCGAAAGAAGGGTACGCCATTGGGGGCGGAACGACCTCAACAGGTTATTACATGCGTAAATTGTTTGATGAAAAACTGACGGATCTTGGAAGGGGCGAACTAACATTCTATTTCATGCGGTACGCAGAAGTTTTGTTAATCCAAGCCGAGGCGATGGCCGAGCAAGGGCAATTGTCGGCAGGACTGGAAGCCTTGAACAAAGTGCGTCGTCGCGCTGGCTTTACAAGGGATCTAACCGCGACAAATAC
The genomic region above belongs to Sphingobacterium zeae and contains:
- a CDS encoding RagB/SusD family nutrient uptake outer membrane protein, whose product is MKLIYKYSILALTVMLSFQSCSIEPELTDVYDERVAWSGEANVELSLNKFYPLIGQSYYSAHVNQDAYADLLKKNTPNDEVNLLILGSSTITPGANPLDNWSWGYTWIRHCNEFLDGLQTKGVGLPTEFYQRAEGEVLFFRAYVYFELAKRYGASVILYDGLSDGMGRSLSKPDEVWNFIAADLDKAAAQLPATVPAAKRGKITKGAALGLKARAMLYAKRWKASSDAVASLQALNLYDLYPDYRALFNQRRSEGAENKESILEFGFLAPNFTYSFDYFFGPPLDGGYAQISPTENLVKEYQMADGTDFSWNNPVHAANPYQGREPRFYASILYNGATWKGRTLETVVGSKEGYAIGGGTTSTGYYMRKLFDEKLTDLGRGELTFYFMRYAEVLLIQAEAMAEQGQLSAGLEALNKVRRRAGFTRDLTATNTGQLLSLIRRERMVELAFEGHRFWDLRRWGLATSVLNGTHATGVKITKGTSGNLTYELVDVDNGRSRVYPEKYNRFPIPIAELQRNPNIEQFNEWK